In the genome of Blastocatellia bacterium, one region contains:
- a CDS encoding transposase, whose amino-acid sequence MSAIDVYRFYKTRFQIEFIFRDAKQFTGLLDCQAHDKQALNFHFNSSLSSLNLAKIDSWLHRDISKPFVFSLATYKQLAF is encoded by the coding sequence ATGTCTGCTATTGATGTTTATCGTTTCTACAAAACTCGCTTCCAAATTGAATTTATTTTTCGTGATGCAAAACAGTTTACTGGTCTATTGGATTGTCAGGCTCACGATAAACAGGCTCTCAATTTTCACTTCAATTCATCTTTATCTTCTCTCAACCTTGCTAAAATTGATTCTTGGCTACATCGTGACATTAGTAAGCCTTTTGTTTTCTCTTTGGCTACTTACAAGCAGCTTGCTTTTTAA